Part of the Oscillibacter hominis genome is shown below.
TCAGCACGTACACCATGGGCATCTGATCCCGCACCAGGGTGGGACCCGGCGTCAGGCCCTGGATGCTGAGAGCCCCCAGCAAAATGGCGCAGGTGGAGCTGCCCGGGACGCCCAGAGCCAGGGTGGTCATCAGCGCGCCGCCGGTGCAGGCGTTGTTGGCGGCCTCCGGGGCCACCACGCCCTCGGGGCAGCCGGTTCCGAACCGGGGGCCGCACTTGGAGGACTTCTTGGTCATGCCGTAGGCGGTGAAGGCGGCCACGGTGCCGCCGGCGGCGGGGATGGCGCCGATGATCATACCTGTCACACCGCAGGTGATGATGGTCTTGGGATAACGCAGGGCCCAGTGCATGCCCTTTAATATCTTTCGGACACTGGTCTTGGTCTGAGCGTCCTTGTTGACGATAAACTCCTTGCCCACCATGCTGAATACCTCAGACATGGCAAAAAAACCGATGATGGCCGGCACCACCTGAACGCCCTCGGCCAGGTATATGGAGCCAAAGGTGGCCCGCCATTCGCCGGTGGGCGTCATGCCCATGGTGCCGATCAAAAGGCCCACAAAGCCGGAGAGCAGCGTCTTGGGCACGTTGGCGCTGGAGGAGAGCACCGCCAGGATGCTCACGCCCATCAGCGCGATGAGGAACATCTCCGTGGGCCCGATCTTCACCGCCATGCGGGCGATGGGCACCATGGCGAAGATCATAAAGACATAGCTGATGAGCCCGCCGCAGGCCGATGAACAGAAGGCCACGCCCAACGCCTCGCAGCCCTGTCCCTTCAGCGTCATCTGATAGCCGTCAAAGGTGGAGGCGGAGGATTCCGGCGCCCCCGGGGTATTGAGCAGGATGGCTGTGATGCTGCCGCCATAGATGGTGGCGATGTACACGGAAATCAAAAATACCAGCGCGTTCACCGGGGTCAGGGCAAAGGTGACAGGGAGCAGGATACCGGTGGCCATGCTGGAGGTGAACCCGGGGATGGCGCCCACGATGATGCCCATGAAGGTGCCGATGATGATCCACATCCAGGTGCTGCCGCTGGCAAGCTCACCCAGCGCGTTTCCCACATATGTTGCGATTTCTGCCATTTGCGTCTCTCCTTACTTCAGAAACGTCAGCAGACCAGCGGGCAGGGGAACCGCCAGCCACACTTTAAACACCAAATACACAAAGGTGACCATAACCACCGGCACAAGAATCAATGCCAGTTTGTTTTTGACTCCCAGAATGATCATGGAAACCAGCAGGAACAGGAAAACGGAAAGCACCGCGCCCAAGAAGTTGAAGCACAGCAGCGTGGCCAGCACCAGCAGCACAAAAGCCACTAACTTTCCGGTGACGCCGAATCCGATTTCCTCTCCATCCGCCTCCGCCGGGGATTCCCGGCGGAAGTGGATGGACTGCTTGATGCACAGAATGCTGAATATCAGGATGCCCGCCAGCAAAAAGCCGGGGAACATCAGCGACGCGGAGGACAGCCCCCGGGCCGCGATTGCATAGGCGGCGGCGAAGAGATCCATCAGCAGCACCACAACGATTTCCTTGGATATCTCCACCTGACCGGTTTTTGTCTTGATTCTAAACATGGGCAGTCCTTTCTTAAATTAGCTCTCAGCAAACAGAGGCGCGACCACGGTCTCCACCTCGTCGGCCATCTGCTCCATCTGCTGGGAGTAGGTGGCGCCGGAAGCCAGCACGGCGGAATCATAAACATTGGCGTCCTTCAGAGTCTGGATATACTCCTCGTTGGCGCAGGCCTTCTCAAAGGCGCTGATCAGCTTCTGATAACGGTCGGGGTACTGGTCCACAAAGTCCTTGGAAACCCAGTAGCAGCCCATTCTGGCCTGGAACTCGTCGGAGGGCATTTCCACGCTGTAAGCCTTCAGCTGCTCATTGAAGGAGACAGCGTCGGGCCAAGCGGTGTTGGCCTCTGCGGTGCCGATGCCCAGGGCCTTGGCCTCGGTGACCAGGTCCACACGGGCGTAGGCGTCGCCGAAGATCACGTCCACATGCCCGCCCAGAAGCGCCGCGGAGGCGTCGGAGCCGCCGTCATAGGAGACCAGTTTGATGTCCAAATCCAGGTTGTCTTTCAGCCACAAGGCGGTCGCCTGCTGGCCGCCGCCGGCCGCATAGCCCACGGAATACTTGCCGGGGTTGTCCTTGGCGCCCTCGATGAAGTCGCCAAGCGTGTTGAA
Proteins encoded:
- a CDS encoding tripartite tricarboxylate transporter permease; this translates as MAEIATYVGNALGELASGSTWMWIIIGTFMGIIVGAIPGFTSSMATGILLPVTFALTPVNALVFLISVYIATIYGGSITAILLNTPGAPESSASTFDGYQMTLKGQGCEALGVAFCSSACGGLISYVFMIFAMVPIARMAVKIGPTEMFLIALMGVSILAVLSSSANVPKTLLSGFVGLLIGTMGMTPTGEWRATFGSIYLAEGVQVVPAIIGFFAMSEVFSMVGKEFIVNKDAQTKTSVRKILKGMHWALRYPKTIITCGVTGMIIGAIPAAGGTVAAFTAYGMTKKSSKCGPRFGTGCPEGVVAPEAANNACTGGALMTTLALGVPGSSTCAILLGALSIQGLTPGPTLVRDQMPMVYVLILAAILSQVVMLVMAIGAGFGLTNLLDIPTKILAPCIMVFCIAGSFACRNAMFDVFLMFAFGLVGYLMKQFDFSLPGIVLGIVLGGIADNQLIRANQLFGSETIKAIFTRPVSLVLVIVIVFSVVWPYVQPLLKKKKNV
- a CDS encoding tripartite tricarboxylate transporter TctB family protein; the protein is MFRIKTKTGQVEISKEIVVVLLMDLFAAAYAIAARGLSSASLMFPGFLLAGILIFSILCIKQSIHFRRESPAEADGEEIGFGVTGKLVAFVLLVLATLLCFNFLGAVLSVFLFLLVSMIILGVKNKLALILVPVVMVTFVYLVFKVWLAVPLPAGLLTFLK
- a CDS encoding tripartite tricarboxylate transporter substrate binding protein; this encodes MKRLFALLLTLAMCASLLAACGNGGSSSGGSSASGSGDASSTGGDAYPEGTITITVAYSAGGSSDKLARMVQPYLQDELGVNVVVENQGGASGQIAAESFLRKDPDGYNLLAVNAPGIFYTVALQDTTYDYGDLVPVWVESYDPIVMLALNASEFNTLGDFIEGAKDNPGKYSVGYAAGGGQQATALWLKDNLDLDIKLVSYDGGSDASAALLGGHVDVIFGDAYARVDLVTEAKALGIGTAEANTAWPDAVSFNEQLKAYSVEMPSDEFQARMGCYWVSKDFVDQYPDRYQKLISAFEKACANEEYIQTLKDANVYDSAVLASGATYSQQMEQMADEVETVVAPLFAES